In Gloeocapsa sp. DLM2.Bin57, the DNA window TGTCCATAGACTTCCGGACTAATTAGATTATGTTTTTGTCTAAACTCTTGGAGATTATCTTGTAAATTGCTAACTCTTTCTCTTAATCTAGGTAATTGAGTTTCGACGTATTCTTTACCTTGTCTAATTTCCGTTTGTTTATCGTAAAGACTGTACTCTAGATAACCTTGAGCAATTTGTTCGAGGATATAGGCGATTTTTTCAGGATCTGGATCTTTAAACGAGACTTCTAAAATTTTGGTTTCATCGATTTGGGTAATATTTAGCGGTGGTCTTTTTTCAGGGATAAGAGTATCATAATCAATCTCGGGATATTGAGTCGCTATCTCGGGAATAATCGTTTCTAATACTTTGGGACTACGTAAGATTTCAATTTGTGTAGCATAATCAAGAGAACCTTGACTCCCCCCCAATAAAGGTATAGCAGTGCTTGGACTACTGTTTTGTGCAGGTTCAACTAATAATTGAAATTTACCTTCATAGACTGTTTCTCTGGTGAGAGTCCATAAACCCACTAGAGTAGTAAAACCAACAGCAACACCAGCAATCAGGGGGAGACGATGTTTAACTACCGTCCAGAGTTGGCGCAAATCGAGGGTTTGTTCTTCTTCTTCGGTAATGTTTTGTTGGTTGTTATTGATTAAAGGTAGTAATGAGTAGAGTAACTGGTTATTTTGAGCAGAATAACTGTTACCATTACCATTACCGTTACCATTACCGTTCCCATTCCCATTCCCATTCAGGGAGGCAAAATTTGTATTATTATTTTTCATGTTCACTCCTCATAAATTATCTTAATTTAATAATGGTATTAATGGTAAACCACGCAAAGGTCCAAAAATAGCATTCATAGTATCACCAAATCTCGCACCTCCAGTAGTATGGACAACGATCACGTCATTTTCCTGTAAAGGTGGGTTTTGGGTTTCATTGAGATTTTGGCTAAAATCTACTGCTATTGAACGTTTAGAAACAGTTCCATCGGGATTAAGACGAATTAATTCTACTTCTTTTTGTTTAGCACGACCTTGAATAAAACCACCTGCTGCTAAGATAGCTTGATTTAAAGGAGTATTGGGGGGAACTTTAACCCCACCTGGGTTAGTTACCTCTCCTACGACTTTTACCTCAATCGTATCAGGAGCAAAACTAGCCTCAGCTAAAGCTTGTGCTTCTTCTGGGTTGATTTCTTGGGCTTTGGGAATAATTATTTTATCTCCTTGTTGTAAGATAATATCCTGATTGAGATCCCCATTGCGCAGTAATTCCCATAAATCTACAGCGATAATGTGTTCTTCACCCCCTCGGGTTAAACGATGGATTTCAATATTACGAATATCTGCTAGGGGTTTAATTCCTCCCGCTTTGGCGATCGCTGTAGTTAAACTAGGGGGATCACCTTTACCTGTTTCAGGATCTCTTCTCGGCTCTATTTCATGAGCACCAGGACGATTAATCTCCCCAATAATGGTGATGGGGAAGGAATCTTGAACTTGAATACCAAAATTAACGTTAGTCAACTGACGGTTTTCTCTGGTATCAACCGCTATTTTAGTAGGTATAACCACTTGATCTCCATCTCTGAGGGTAATATCTTGACCGAGATCCCCATGGTTGATTAATTCCCATAAATTAACCGTGATTAGTTCTGTTTTTCCCGCTATTTGACGTTGAATTTTGACTTCTTCAATATTGGCTATAGTAGTTAAACCTCCTGCTCTTTCGATTAAACTGGTTACTGTAGGGAATTGTTGTCTCTCTTGAAAATTAAAACTATATGAACCAGGACTAGCTATTTCACCAGAGATAGATATCCTTAAAGGACGAGGACTCAATAAACTTACCGTGGCGATGGGTCTTTTGAGATAATTAGCGTAAGCTTGAGATATCTGTTCACTCATTTGGGTTAAAGTTAACCCCACTACTGGTAATGGTCCAACCAAAGGTAAAGTAACTGTACCATCAACTAAAACTAAATACTCGCCACTATATTCTGAAACCTTAAAAATATCTATACGTAATTTATCCCCTGGACCGACAAGATAATCACTTTCCTGTATCGTAGTGATGGGAAGCGCTTCTGCAGATGCTTCTTGAGCTTTTACACTTAGAGGAACTCCAATTAATGGTATAGAGATAATTAGACAAGTAGTTAAGGATAATTGCCAGTTTTGTTTGTTCATTTATTTACAGAATCTATCTTTTAGCATTTTAGGTTAAACTTTAACAAAATGTTGGTAAAAGTACCCACCTCTAAATTTTCACACGTAAAAATGGCTAAAAAACAAAAATACCCTCACTTGATTGGCTCTAAATGGACAGCTAAACAAAAAACCTGGGGTTGGCGACATTTTCAGGTAGTCAATAGAAAACAAGAGGGTAAGTGGGTATTTGCTGAA includes these proteins:
- a CDS encoding sugar ABC transporter substrate-binding protein, which codes for MNKQNWQLSLTTCLIISIPLIGVPLSVKAQEASAEALPITTIQESDYLVGPGDKLRIDIFKVSEYSGEYLVLVDGTVTLPLVGPLPVVGLTLTQMSEQISQAYANYLKRPIATVSLLSPRPLRISISGEIASPGSYSFNFQERQQFPTVTSLIERAGGLTTIANIEEVKIQRQIAGKTELITVNLWELINHGDLGQDITLRDGDQVVIPTKIAVDTRENRQLTNVNFGIQVQDSFPITIIGEINRPGAHEIEPRRDPETGKGDPPSLTTAIAKAGGIKPLADIRNIEIHRLTRGGEEHIIAVDLWELLRNGDLNQDIILQQGDKIIIPKAQEINPEEAQALAEASFAPDTIEVKVVGEVTNPGGVKVPPNTPLNQAILAAGGFIQGRAKQKEVELIRLNPDGTVSKRSIAVDFSQNLNETQNPPLQENDVIVVHTTGGARFGDTMNAIFGPLRGLPLIPLLN
- a CDS encoding TIGR02450 family Trp-rich protein, encoding MAKKQKYPHLIGSKWTAKQKTWGWRHFQVVNRKQEGKWVFAEMVASCDPQVRFWLNAKQLQERDLWRAGWQPLEVIKAEEN